From the Euphorbia lathyris chromosome 6, ddEupLath1.1, whole genome shotgun sequence genome, one window contains:
- the LOC136233760 gene encoding uncharacterized protein yields the protein MTSEVVPYQNGIVNGDLASANPSSNKAASKKSRESKRRRRRRKQKKNNKASDNNKLANGNESDDESTANGDDAKEKSETQQIMEQIEIEYVPEKAELEDGMDNEFRKIFEKFSFSESADATENDSKDEAAQNADSKKKADSDSDGEKHEPDQRILFLYCQIS from the exons ATGACATCGGAGGTTGTACCCTATCAAAACGGCATCGTGAATGGAGATCTGGCCTCTGCAAACCCTAGTTCCAATAAAGCCGCTTCCAAGAAGTCTCGGGAGAGCAAACGACGGCGTCGCAGGCGCAAGCAGAAGAAGAACAATAAGGCTTCCGATAATAATAAACTCGCTAATGGAAATGAAAGCGACGATGAATCCACGGCCAACGGCGATGATGCAAAGGAGAAATCTGAAACTCAACAG ATTATGGagcaaattgaaattgagtatGTTCCAGAAAAGGCAGAGTTGGAAGACGGAATGGATAATGAATTCAGGAAGATCTTTGAGAAATTCAGCTTTTCCGAATCGGCTGATGCTACT GAAAATGACTCAAAGGACGAAGCTGCTCAAAATGCCGATTCAAAGAAAAAGGCCGACTCAGACTCAGATGGGGAAAAGCATGAACCTGACCAGAGAATACTATTTCTCTACTGCCAAATAAGCTAG
- the LOC136232683 gene encoding uncharacterized protein, with the protein MTAEVVPYQNGAVNGDLASANPSSNKAASKKSRESERRRRRRKQKKNNKASDNNKLANGNESDDESTANGDDAKEKSETQQIMEQIEIEYVPEKAELEDGMDDEFRKIFEKFSFSESADAAENDSKDEAAQNADSKKKVDSDSDGEEQDIQQKDKGGISNKKKKLLRRMKIAELKQICSRPDVVEVWDATASDPKLLVYLKSYRNTVPVPRHWCQKRKFLQGKRGIEKQPFQLPDFIAATGIEKIRQAYIEKEDSKKLKQKQRERMQPKMGKMDIDYQVLHDAFFKYQTKPKLTTHGDLYHEGKEFEVKLREIKPGTLSQELKESLGMPEGAPPPWLINMQRYGPPPSYPHLKIPGLNAPIPPGASFGYHPGGWGKPPVDEYGRPLYGDVFGVQQQEQPNYEEEPVDKTKHWGDLEEEEEEEEEEEEEEEIEEEEMEDGIQSVDSLSSTPTGVETPDVIDLRKQQRKEPDRPLYQVLEEKAEPIAAGTLLGTTHTYVVGSGTQDKSGAKRVDLLRGQKTDKVDVTLLPEELDAMDEVLPGKYEEAREEEKLRSQREDFSDMVAENEKKRKRKMHDKEGKSKKKDFKF; encoded by the exons ATGACAGCGGAGGTTGTACCCTATCAAAACGGTGCCGTGAACGGAGATCTGGCCTCTGCAAACCCTAGTTCTAACAAAGCCGCTTCCAAAAAGTCTCGGGAGAGCGAACGGCGGCGTCGCAGACGCAAGCAGAAGAAGAACAATAAGGCTTCCGATAATAATAAACTTGCTAATGGAAATGAAAGCGACGATGAATCCACGGCCAACGGTGATGATGCAAAGGAGAAATCTGAAACTCAACAG ATTATGGagcaaattgaaattgagtatGTTCCAGAAAAGGCAGAGTTGGAAGACGGAATGGATGATGAATTCAGGAAGATCTTTGAGAAATTCAGCTTTTCCGAATCGGCTGATGCTGCT GAAAATGACTCAAAGGACGAAGCTGCTCAAAATGCTGATTCAAAGAAAAAGGTTGACTCAGACTCAGATGGGGAAGAGCAAGATATTCAACAGAAAGATAAAGGCGGCATTTCAAACAAGAAGAAAAAG CTTCTGAGGCGGATGAAGATTGCAGAACTTAAACAGATATGCTCAAGACCTGATGTTGTTGAG GTGTGGGATGCTACTGCATCGGACCCAAAGTTGCTCGTCTATTTGAAGTCATACAGAAATACGGTTCCTGTTCCAAGACATTGGTGTCAGAAAAGGAAATTTCTGCAG GGAAAGCGCGGTATTGAGAAACAACCTTTTCAGCTTCCTGATTTCATTGCTGCAACAGGAATTGAGAAAATTAGACAG GCTTATATTGAAAAAGAAGACAGTAAGAAGTTGAAACAGAAGCAACGTGAGCGGATGCAGCCAAAGATGGGGAAAATGGATATTGACTATCAG GTTCTTCACGATGCATTTTTTAAGTACCAAACAAAGCCAAAGCTTACTACTCATGGTGACCTTTATCATGAAGGGAAAGAATTTGag GTAAAACTTAGAGAGATAAAGCCTGGTACTCTTTCACAAGAATTGAAAGAATCTCTTGGTATGCCAGAGGGTGCTCCTCCTCCTTGGCTTATTAATATGCAG AGATATGGTCCTCCACCATCATACCCGCACCTTAAAATCCCTGGGCTTAATGCTCCTATTCCACCTGGAGCTAGCTTTGGTTATCATCCTGGTGGCTGGGGAAAGCCCCCTGTAGATGAG TATGGACGTCCTTTGTATGGAGATGTTTTTGGAGTTCAGCAACAAGAACAGCCCAACTATGAG GAAGAACCAGTTGATAAGACGAAGCACTGGGGTGACTtggaggaagaggaggaagaagaagaggaagaggaagaggaggaagagatTGAAGAAGAGGAGATGGAGGACGGAATTCAATCTGTGGATAGCCTGTCAAG tACGCCGACTGGCGTGGAGACACCAGATGTCATTGACCTCCGTAAGCAGCAGAGAAAGGAACCTGACAGGCCTCTTTATCAA GTTCTCGAAGAAAAAGCAGAGCCGATTGCTGCTGGGACTTTACTTGGAACGACTCACACGTATGTGGTTGGCAGTGGCACTCAAGATAAGTCAGGAGCAAAAAGG GTTGATCTTCTCCGGGGCCAGAAAACAGATAAAGTCGATGTCACTTTACTACCTGAAGAATTGGATGCTATGGACGAAGTGTTGCCTGGAAA GTACGAGGAAGCAAGAGAGGAGGAGAAGCTACGTAGCCAACGAGAAGATTTCAGTGATATGGTTGCAGAG AATGAGAAGAAAAGGAAGCGGAAAATGCACGATAAAGAGGGGAAATCGAAGAAGAAGGATTTCAAATTTTAG